A window of Variovorax sp. HW608 genomic DNA:
GTTCACAGCGGATTGAATGTTCATGGTGTGGCGAATCGAGGACCGCCACAACCTTAAGCCTCGCCTTCGGTCAGGCGAAGGCCCGGCCTTCAGCATGTTTCACATATTGAACTTGTGAGCGTCGGCGGCCAGCGCATCCGCCGCAGCGAACAACACGCCGCGAATCTCGCCCGCCCGCTCTTCGCCATAGAGATCGCCGGTCCCCATCAGGCAAACCGCTGCGAACGCATCACCCTTGCCGTCGCGCACCGGCGCCGCGAAGGCATGGACACCCGGCACGACATCGCCCAGGTTGACGCCGAAGCCATGCCGGTCGGACCGCTCCCGCATCTTCTGAAGCGCTTCGAGGCGCGCGGTGCCCCGGCGCGCGATCTCCTGCGCGACGTTGTCCAGCAGCACCTCGCGAACCTCTTCGGGCGGAAGCGTCTGAAGAATCGCAACGCCACCCACCGACGTGAAGAGCGGACGGCGGGTGCCCGCATACACCATCATTCCCGTGAGCGGGAGCGTTCCGGCGCGGATCGTGCAAACGTATTCATTGCCGCTTCGCAGCAGCATCACGCCGATGCCGCCCATTTGCCGGGCGAGTCCCTGCACGACGGACTCGACGCAATGCTGGTACTGCACGCGCTCGGGCAGCGCGAAGCCCAGTTCGTACATGAGCGGGCCGGGGACATAGTGCTTGTCCGAAGTGCGCTGTTCGACGAGGCGCTCCTCCACCAGGCACGCGAGCATGCGATGCACCGTGGCCTTGTCCTGCTGGCAAGCCGCGGACAGATCCGACAGGCGCCACCCGAAGCCGGGGCGGGTGGCGATCATTCGCATGAGCTTGATGCCACGCCCCAGGCTCTGGGTTCCTGCGCGGTCAGAGCCGCCGGTGCGCGCCGGGCGTTGCAGCGTTGGGGAATCTTGACTCATGGCGGAATTGTCAGCATTCCCTTCCTGTCCGCCTATGGTGAATCCCCGCCCCCATCGTTCGGAGGGCGGGACGGCCATCTCACCAGGAAAGACACACGCGCGGTGGTGCGGGGAGCTCAGACTTTCGCATGCGAGTACATGGGGCGTCCCGCAACCGGCACCCTCGCAGTGAACACGGTGCCGCTGCGCGATTCGAGCATGTGCAGCGTCCGGCCGTCGGGCCCGCCATAGGCGCAGTTCGTCGTATAGAGGCCGCCGTCGGGTGCATCGATGCGCAAGAGCGGCTCGCCCTTCGGGCTGAAGAGCCATACGGCGCCGAAGCCGACATGGCACACCGCCAGCCCGCCGGCTTCGTCGAGCGCGATGCCGTCCGGACCGCCCCCGCCGCTCATGCGGATGTACGCACCCACCTTGGTCGCCGTGCCGTCATGCATGAGCGGCACGCGCCAGATCGCGTTGTCACGCGTCACGGCGAGGTACACCGCCGTCTCATCGAGATTCATCACGAGTCCGTTCGGACTCGGGATGCCGGCAAGCACCAGGTCGAGCTGGCCCGACGGCCTGAGCCGGAACAGCCGGCCGGTGGGGTCGTGGAGCCCTGTCTGTCCCTGGTCCGTGAAGTAGAGATCGCCGTTGGATGCAAAGAACAGGTCGTTGCATCCCTTGAAGCCTTCCAGGCGCGCGCGCTCCAGATGCGGCTCGAAGCGCCCTGTTCGCGGGTCCAGCACCATGATGCCCCGCCGGTAGTCGGCGATGAAGGCGCGTCCGTCAGGGTGGAACTTGAGTCCGTTGGGCTCGCCGTCGTACTGCACGACGAGCTCGACACCGCCGCGCGGGTCGATGCGGAAGATCCGCCCCCACGGAATGTCGACGATCCAGAGGTTGCCGTCGCGATCGAAAGAGGGCCCTTCAATGAAGACCGGTGCCGGCGCGCCGTGGAGCTGAGTTCGCACCCATTCGCTCTTTCCATGCGCGTGGAACTTCTCGGGGATGCGCGCGAAGACCTCGGCCTTCAGTCTCTCGGGAGGTGCAAACATGGTCATGTCCTGATTTGTGAGGCGATGAACTGAAGGGGTCACTTTCCAGTGATCTGCCCGGGGAGCCAGAGGGCGAGCTCGGGCCAGATCACGAGCAGCAGCAGGAGCAGGAACATCAACAGGTGGAAGGGCACGGTGCCCAGGACCACGTCCGAGAGCTTCCCGCGCGAGATGCTCTGGATCACGAACAGGTTGATGCCGATCGGCGGCGTGATCTGGCCCATCTCGATGAAGAGCACCACGATGATCCCGAACCACACCGGATCGATGCCATAGCTCGCCAGCATCGGGTACAGCAAGGGAACGGTGATGACGACCATCCCGAGGCTCTCGACCACCGCGCCCAGCGCGGTGAAAAGGACCAGCAGCGCGATGAAGAACTCGAGCTTGCTCAGGTTCAGCCCGATGATGAACTTCGTGATCTCCTCGCCCACGCCCGCGAAGCTCATCGCGTAGGCGAATATGAATGCGGCATAGGTGATGAAGAGGATGTTGCTCACCACGAGCGTGGAGCGCTTCAGGCAGCCCACGAAGTCGCGCCACGTCAGCTTCCCGAAGAGCCTGGCGAGGACCACCGCGAAGATGCAGCCCGCCGCGGCGGCCTCCGTCGGCGTCGCGATGCCGGCGTAGATCGCGCCGAGCACGGCCACGATCAGCGCCATGAAAGGGAGGATGTCTCCCACGGCGCGCATCGCCATATGAAGCGTGAGCTCGCCGCGATCAGGCGGGGCGATCTCCGGGCGCATGAGCGCTGCGATCGCAATATAGACCATGAACATGAGCGTGAGCAGGAGTCCCGGCGCGACCCCGGCGATGAAGAGCTTGACCACCGAGGTTTCCGTGAAGGTGGCGTAGACGATCATCGCGATCGAGGGCGGCAGCAGCACGCCGAGCGTGCCGCCCGCCGCGAGCGTCCCACTGGCCATCCGTGGGTCGTAGTTGCGCGAGCGAAGCTGCGGCAACGCCACCTGCCCAATCGATGCCGCCGTGGCGATGCTCGAGCCGCTCATGGCCGCGAACATCGCGCAGCCGGCGATGTTGGTCTGCAGCAGACCGCCCGGCACCCGGCGCACCAGGCACGAGAGCCCGCCATAGACGCGTCGGCCGAGGCCGCTGGTCTGCAGCATCTCGGCCATCAGCACGAAGAGCGGAATCGCGGTCAGCGTGTAGCTGTCCATGCTGCCCCAGCTCGCCAGCCCGAGCCCATGCAGCGCTCCCACTCCGCCCTGCAGGTAGAGGTAGAGCACGCCCGGCAGCAGGATGGCGAAGGGCACGGACATGCCCACCCCGAGCAACCCGATGAACAGGATGAAGATGAAGACGATCTGATAGTCGCCGCCCATGGCGAACTCCTTTGTGTTCGGGTTGTTGAAGCGTCAGGCGCGCGCCGCCGAGGCCGCGCGCAGGCGGCGCCAGTCCCCGGCGAGCGTCCTCAGGAGCGCCCACAGCAGGAGCGCCGTCCCCACGGGCATTGCCAGTCGCGGAATCCACAGCGGCGTCATCAGCGTGGTTGCGGCGACATCGCCGGAATTCCAGGTCAGCCATTCGAAGCGGACCATCTCGACCAGCAGGACCGTCGTCACCACAGCCGCGGCGAAGTTGAAGACCAGGCGCAAACGCGCCTGTGCCACACGGCCGACGCGCTGGTCGAGGAAATGCACACGATGGAAAGCGTGCAGCAGGAGTCCCGAGGCGGGCGACAGGAAGGTGATCGCGATCAGCGCATAGCCGCCGATCTCGTTGCTCACCTGGATCGACCAGCCGAAGGCCGAGCGCACCAGCATCTCGATGCCCATCATGGCGATCAGCGCGACGACGATCGCCTGCACGCACCAGCGCGCGAGGCGTGCGGGCAGGTCTTCGTGCGGACAGAACTCGTCGGCATCGGGGCTGTGCAGCTCCAGCACCTCGGCCAGCACCTCGGTCTTCACGGCAGGGTTGAATTTCGCATCCAATCGAACTCTCCCCGCTCGATCAGCGGCCGGTGGCGGCGCGGACCTTCTTCAGCGCTTCGTCCGCCTCCGGCTTCTTGCTGCCCCACTCCTTCCAATACGGGGTGATTCGCTTCTCGGCTTCCGAGAGGTCCGCGGCCGACGGTTCGGTGATGACCATGCCGTCCGCCGCGAGCTTGCGGGTCAGCTCCTGGTCCTCCGCGGCCATGGCGGCGGTCGTCTGCCGCGTGTGCTCGTCGACGATGGCCTGCACCTTGGCGCGCGTGTCTTGCGGCAGCTTCTCCCAAGCGCCTTTGTTCACGAGGATGAGCGAGTCGACGTAGCTCACGTTAAGTCGCCAGCTGTACTTGAGCAGGTCGCGCCAGACGTAGCCGTAGCCGGAGGTCGCGGTCAGCACGCCATCGATGACGCCGCGATCGATCGCCGCAGCGACTTCCGACGTCCCGAGCGTGACGGGAATCCCGCCGAGCAGCTTGATGAACTCGGCCTGCTCCGGCGAGACGACGCGGATCTTCTGCCCCGCCACGTCCGCCAGCGAAGTGAGCTTCTTCTTGGACCACATCACGTTCTCGGGAAAGATGTAGCGCCCCAGCAGCACCACGTTGCGCTTGTCGTACTCGGCGCGCAGGAAAGGCGCCTCGACATCCCACGCCTTGTCGAATTCGGCGCGGCTGCGCAGCAACATCGGCAGGCGCACGACGCCGCCGATCGGCACGCTGCCCACGAAGAACGCGTCATCGCCCATCTGGACCACGTTGTCGCTTACTGCCTGCGTGATGTTGGTTGCGGAAATGGGCAGCGTCCCGCCGAGGTTGAGGCGCACGCTGAGCTGGCCGTCGGTCTCCTTCTTGATCGCCTCGAGCATGGCGTTGAGGCCCTTGACCGCCGTCACCGTCGCGACGGCGTTGTAGGTATACGCGCGCCAAGTCTCCGCCGCAACCGCAGACACCGAGATGAATGCGGCGGCTGCGATCAGCGTCGATGCGCGGGAGTACGCCTTCAGGCGCTTGAGAATTTGCATGACTGTCTCCGTGTTGTTCCGCGCCCCGGAGCGATGGCTCCGAGGTCGGGTCAACGTTAGTCGTGCCACTTCGCTCGCGAAAGATGCGTAACGGGCGCAGTTCCACATGTTGAACTTTCGCCCGGAGCCGCTTTGCGACATGCGGCCCGTCAGTCGACGATCTCGGCGAGCAGTGCGGGGCTCGGCGACAGCTCGCCCTTTTCGATGCGCTTGATCACCTCATTGACCCGGCGGTGGATCCGGACGTCGACACCGACCTCCTCGCCTCGCCGCGCCACCAATCCGTTGATGTATTCGGTCTCGGTGCGCCGCCCCTTGAGGATGTCCTGCCCCATCGACGGACGTTGGGCGTCGCTGCGCGAATTCGCGACCTCCATGATCATGCGCGTGATGGTCTCGTGCGCAGCAGCATCCTCATCCGCGCGCGCCAGCAGCTCCAGGTCCAGACCGCCCACCGGCTCCAGCGCAAGACCGAGCGCGCGCCCGACGCGTATGCAGGAGCTCCCCAGCCGGACCGTCAGTTCGCGCGACACCTCGTTGGTATCGCGCTGCTTGCCGGTCATTCCCGTCAGTGCGCAGACGCCGTTTCGCATCGCATTGATCGTGAGTTTCGACCAGCGCTCGCCCCATAGATTGGACGTCACCTTGCAAGTGTCGCCATGTGCAAGCAGTCCGGAGATCAAACGTGCGCGCGGCGTGTCCTGGCCGTGCAGCTCTCCCACGCGCAGTCCGGCCTTCTTCTCGTCACCCAACGGCGAGTTGCGGACGATCAGGCCGGGCTCGACGAGTTCGGCAGCCAAGGCACTGACCGAACAGCCAAGCGTGCGGGACCATCCGGCGATCGACGCGATGGTTTCCTCGTTGATGCCGTTCTGCAACGACACCACGCACCCTGTCGGCGAGAGATACGGCAGGACGAGCTGCGTCGCCCATTCGGTGTCATAGGACTTGACCGCGATGAACGCAACATCGAAGGGCTTTTCGCGCACCAGTTGCGGGACATCGCTCACATGCAGCGCCCGGACAGGGGTCTCAATGGACCCGGCGCCGTTCATCCCTCGAACCGTCAGTCCCTTCCTGCGCATGGCATCGACGTGTTCCGGCCATGCATCCACCAACGTCACGTCGACATCCGCCTTCGACATGTGCGCGCCCAGATAGCCGCCGACGGCGCCTGCGCCTACGAAACACACTCTCGTCATTTGCTACTCCTTCTTGGTTCGGTGGGTCCCGCCGTCATGACGCCCGGGCGAGATCAGAGGTTGAGTTTTCGGGCTTCGGAAGCGATCACGTCGGCCGTTTCATGCAGTTCGTCTCGTAACGCGGGAACACTATCCCGGTCGTAGATCTCAGGCGTACCGAGCAGGCCGATCGAGGCAAAGGCGTCACCGTTCCGATCGAGTACCGGCACACCGAACGCGTGGACGCCAGGCACCACATCGCCGAGATTGACGCCGAATCCGTGTCGGTCGGATCGCTCGCGCATCTTCCGCAGCGCCGCGAGCCGCCCCTTCCCACAACGCGCGATCTCCTGCGCCACGTTGTCGAGCAACACTTCCTTCGCTTCGTCCGGCGGCAGGGTCTGCAGGATCGCCACGCCCCCGGCCGCGGTAAAGAGCGGACGCCGCGTGCCCGGGTACAGCACCGATCCGGAGAGCGGGAGCGTTCCCGCGCGCACGCTGCACACATACTCATTGCCGCTGCGCAAAAGCAACACACCCACGCCGCCCATGCGGCCGGCGAACGCATGGACCAGGGTTTCCGCACGGCGCTGGAACTTCATGTGATCCGGCAACGCCAGTCCCAGTTCGAACATCAGCGGCCCAGGCAGATAGTGACGATCGCTCGCGCGTTGTTCGACCAACCGCTCTTCCACCAGGAACGCCAGCATGCGATGCACCGTTCCCCGGTCAAGATCGGAGGCCGCCGCAAGATCCGACAGCCTCCATCCGAACTGCGGCCGGGCCGCGACCATGCGCATCAGCTTGATGAGCCGCCCCAGGCTCCGCGTGCCGGGACGCTCACCGCTGGCGTCCGGCGGCTGTTCGAGAAGTTCGACGATGTCCATGGGCGCGGGCCTCCGTTTCCTCTTCGGGGGATCAGACGCGGTGCGCGTGCGTAGGATCGCGCTACGCATCGAATCCGTAGAGCCGGGCCGGGTTGTCGACGAGGATCATCCGAAGCGTCGCCGCGTCGCCGACCCAGCCCGTGAAGTTGCGAAGCACGCTTTGCGTGTCGACGTCGAACGGCGGGCAAACCTCCTCGGGCGTCGCCCTCACGCCCGGTTGCGGATGCGGCCAGTCGCTGCCCCAGAGCAGCCGCTGCGGATTGCGCTCGACGAAGAGCCGGGTCAGCGCATCCAGGTCCGTGTATCCCGGCGCGTCCGAGCAGCGATACGGCGCGGACAGCTTCACGTACGCCTTGCCGCATTCCACCAGTGCAAGGACTTCAGGGAGCCCTTGCTGTTGGGCACCGAGCCGCGCATGCGCGCCCGCGTAGTGATCGAACACGAGCGGGACGGACAAGGCCCCGAGTAAGGGACTGCAGGCGCCGAGCAACGGCAGGCTCGCGAAGAGCTGAATGTGCCATCCGAGCGGCCCCACTCGTTCGACGACGCTGCGCAGCCAGGCCGAGGCGCGATCGGGATCGCGTTCTCCGTCGACTTCCAGATTGACCCGCACGCCGCGGACGCCGGCGTCCGACAGCTCGCGCAGCGTCGCGTCGGAGGTGGCATCGTCGATCACCGCCACGCCTCTTGCGCGCTCAAGCCCGAGCACGCGCAACGCCTTCAAGGTCGCCGAGTTGTCCGGTCCGTAGACACTCGGCTGGACGATGACCACGCGCTCGACGCCCAGCGCGTCATGAAAGGCGACTAGCGCCTCGATCGAGGCCGGCGGCGGCGTGTAGCGCCGTGGCGTCCAGTACGGGAACTCGCGCTCGTCCAGGAACACATGCGTATGGCAATCGCACGCTCCGCGCGGCAGGGACTGTTCAGGGCTCGTGTTCATCCTGTGGTGTTGCTCTCGCTGCAATGTCGGCAGGGCGACGATAGCCGCAGGTGCTTTCCACGCGACACCGGGCGATTCGAGAAGTTTCATCAGTTGAAACTCCATGTCGTTGCCAGGTTCGCAACAACCATCGCCGCCGACATCATCGAGCGATGCAATCAACACACGAGACGGAACCGGGACCCTTTCCCGCAGCACTGGGTGCGGCGCTTCGATCGATCCTCGGCGACCGCGGCTACCTGACCGATCCGGCCGACTGCGCGGCTTACTGCCAGGACTGGCGCGGCCTCTACCGGGGCCGAAGCGCGGCGATCCTGAGACCCGCAAACACTGCGGAGGTCAGCGCGAGCGTCGGTGCATGCCATGAACACGGCATTGCCATCGTCCCGCAGGGCGGGAACACCCGAATGCTGGGCGGCGCGACGCCCTCCGAGGTCTGAGGGCAACTCGTGCTTTCGCTGGCCCGACTCAACAAGGTCCGCGAGGTCGACCCGCTGGATATGGTCATGGAAGTCGAAGCGGGGGTGCAGTTAGGAGCGCCGCGCGGAGGAGGATGTGACGACGCCGCCACACCCCTTACTGCCCCACAAGGGTGAGGACATCGCTGATCTGAGCACGCTCAGTTCGGAACGCATTCGCACGGTGCGATGGATCGGCATATCCGAAGGAGATTCCGCAGACGACCTGCCGATCAGAAGGAATTGGCAAAGCCTCACGCAAGACCTGAGCCTTGGAGGCGAGTGCCGCCTGCGCTATCGCTGCAACTCCAAGGCTCGCCGCAGCCAACATAAAATTGTTGACGTACGCGCCGCAATCGAGCACCCCATATGTACCCAGACGCGGCTCCGTCGTAATCACCGCGACGTGCGGCGCTCCAAACAGCCTGAAGTTCTCTGCCGCTTGTCGGGCTGACGCCTCCCGATCCCCAGGCGTGACGCCAACGCTTTCGTACAGTTGCCAGCCGCAGATACGCCGGCGATCGCGATAGACGCCAACATATTCTTTCGGAGGTGCGATTTCCCATTCATCGTCTGCGAGCAGCGGAGCTGTCTGCAGGGCCGCTCGTAGGCGGTCTGTCGCCGCAGGGGCCGTGACGATGACCTGCCATGGCTGCGAATTGCACCAGGACGGCGTGCGCTGAGCGATTGCAACGATCGCTTCGATTGTCTCGGATGGAACCTCCCTTGCGAGGTACCCTCGACAGCTGAATCGCATGTCGAGAATGGTGCGTAGACTGTCGGAAAGAGTTGTGTTCGTCATATTCACTATCGCCCTGGCGCGTACCTGAGCTTGGCCGAGTCCAAAATCCTACGCAGCATGTTATGGACACACGCAAGGCGCTCCCATCGTCCTAACTGACGATTTCCACTCCAACCTCAGCATGCTTTGAAGGCCGGTGCGCGCAAAGGCCTATCTAGCCCGACCGAAATGGACGGACTCGGCGGTTCTCAAAGCCAGCGCGCGGCGCCTCAGAGAGCCATCGATGGGCGCTGCGCCATCGCCAGGCGCCAGCGCTGCAGGTGCGGATGGGTCTCTCCGAGGCGCACCTTCACCACCCGTGCGAAGTCGACCACGACGACCGCGGTGATGTCGGCAATGCTGAAGCAGTCGACCGCGATGAATTCATGCTCGGCCAGACGAGCGTCTAGCGTGTCGAAGAAGCGCTGGATGCGCGCGAGGCCGCGTTCGGCCAGCTCGGGAATCTGCGGGTAGTCCACCGGGCCGGGCAATGCGCGGTTGACCAGGGCCGGGGAGCTATTGCGCAGCGTTTCGGCGATCGCCAGCAG
This region includes:
- a CDS encoding SMP-30/gluconolactonase/LRE family protein, translating into MFAPPERLKAEVFARIPEKFHAHGKSEWVRTQLHGAPAPVFIEGPSFDRDGNLWIVDIPWGRIFRIDPRGGVELVVQYDGEPNGLKFHPDGRAFIADYRRGIMVLDPRTGRFEPHLERARLEGFKGCNDLFFASNGDLYFTDQGQTGLHDPTGRLFRLRPSGQLDLVLAGIPSPNGLVMNLDETAVYLAVTRDNAIWRVPLMHDGTATKVGAYIRMSGGGGPDGIALDEAGGLAVCHVGFGAVWLFSPKGEPLLRIDAPDGGLYTTNCAYGGPDGRTLHMLESRSGTVFTARVPVAGRPMYSHAKV
- a CDS encoding TRAP transporter small permease, with the translated sequence MDAKFNPAVKTEVLAEVLELHSPDADEFCPHEDLPARLARWCVQAIVVALIAMMGIEMLVRSAFGWSIQVSNEIGGYALIAITFLSPASGLLLHAFHRVHFLDQRVGRVAQARLRLVFNFAAAVVTTVLLVEMVRFEWLTWNSGDVAATTLMTPLWIPRLAMPVGTALLLWALLRTLAGDWRRLRAASAARA
- a CDS encoding TRAP transporter large permease translates to MGGDYQIVFIFILFIGLLGVGMSVPFAILLPGVLYLYLQGGVGALHGLGLASWGSMDSYTLTAIPLFVLMAEMLQTSGLGRRVYGGLSCLVRRVPGGLLQTNIAGCAMFAAMSGSSIATAASIGQVALPQLRSRNYDPRMASGTLAAGGTLGVLLPPSIAMIVYATFTETSVVKLFIAGVAPGLLLTLMFMVYIAIAALMRPEIAPPDRGELTLHMAMRAVGDILPFMALIVAVLGAIYAGIATPTEAAAAGCIFAVVLARLFGKLTWRDFVGCLKRSTLVVSNILFITYAAFIFAYAMSFAGVGEEITKFIIGLNLSKLEFFIALLVLFTALGAVVESLGMVVITVPLLYPMLASYGIDPVWFGIIVVLFIEMGQITPPIGINLFVIQSISRGKLSDVVLGTVPFHLLMFLLLLLLVIWPELALWLPGQITGK
- a CDS encoding IclR family transcriptional regulator, encoding MSQDSPTLQRPARTGGSDRAGTQSLGRGIKLMRMIATRPGFGWRLSDLSAACQQDKATVHRMLACLVEERLVEQRTSDKHYVPGPLMYELGFALPERVQYQHCVESVVQGLARQMGGIGVMLLRSGNEYVCTIRAGTLPLTGMMVYAGTRRPLFTSVGGVAILQTLPPEEVREVLLDNVAQEIARRGTARLEALQKMRERSDRHGFGVNLGDVVPGVHAFAAPVRDGKGDAFAAVCLMGTGDLYGEERAGEIRGVLFAAADALAADAHKFNM
- a CDS encoding nitroreductase; amino-acid sequence: MTNTTLSDSLRTILDMRFSCRGYLAREVPSETIEAIVAIAQRTPSWCNSQPWQVIVTAPAATDRLRAALQTAPLLADDEWEIAPPKEYVGVYRDRRRICGWQLYESVGVTPGDREASARQAAENFRLFGAPHVAVITTEPRLGTYGVLDCGAYVNNFMLAAASLGVAAIAQAALASKAQVLREALPIPSDRQVVCGISFGYADPSHRANAFRTERAQISDVLTLVGQ
- a CDS encoding glutathione S-transferase family protein codes for the protein MITLYDCATAPSPRRARILLAEKGIAHETVEVDLRAGEQLGEAFRQVNPQCTVPVLQTQEGLRLTDNAAIAAYLEARYPEPPLMGSTPEQKAEIASWNWRVEFEGLLAIAETLRNSSPALVNRALPGPVDYPQIPELAERGLARIQRFFDTLDARLAEHEFIAVDCFSIADITAVVVVDFARVVKVRLGETHPHLQRWRLAMAQRPSMAL
- a CDS encoding FAD-binding oxidoreductase — its product is MQSTHETEPGPFPAALGAALRSILGDRGYLTDPADCAAYCQDWRGLYRGRSAAILRPANTAEVSASVGACHEHGIAIVPQGGNTRMLGGATPSEV
- a CDS encoding ketopantoate reductase family protein; translation: MTRVCFVGAGAVGGYLGAHMSKADVDVTLVDAWPEHVDAMRRKGLTVRGMNGAGSIETPVRALHVSDVPQLVREKPFDVAFIAVKSYDTEWATQLVLPYLSPTGCVVSLQNGINEETIASIAGWSRTLGCSVSALAAELVEPGLIVRNSPLGDEKKAGLRVGELHGQDTPRARLISGLLAHGDTCKVTSNLWGERWSKLTINAMRNGVCALTGMTGKQRDTNEVSRELTVRLGSSCIRVGRALGLALEPVGGLDLELLARADEDAAAHETITRMIMEVANSRSDAQRPSMGQDILKGRRTETEYINGLVARRGEEVGVDVRIHRRVNEVIKRIEKGELSPSPALLAEIVD
- the dctP gene encoding TRAP transporter substrate-binding protein DctP, whose protein sequence is MQILKRLKAYSRASTLIAAAAFISVSAVAAETWRAYTYNAVATVTAVKGLNAMLEAIKKETDGQLSVRLNLGGTLPISATNITQAVSDNVVQMGDDAFFVGSVPIGGVVRLPMLLRSRAEFDKAWDVEAPFLRAEYDKRNVVLLGRYIFPENVMWSKKKLTSLADVAGQKIRVVSPEQAEFIKLLGGIPVTLGTSEVAAAIDRGVIDGVLTATSGYGYVWRDLLKYSWRLNVSYVDSLILVNKGAWEKLPQDTRAKVQAIVDEHTRQTTAAMAAEDQELTRKLAADGMVITEPSAADLSEAEKRITPYWKEWGSKKPEADEALKKVRAATGR
- a CDS encoding amidohydrolase family protein; translation: MKLLESPGVAWKAPAAIVALPTLQREQHHRMNTSPEQSLPRGACDCHTHVFLDEREFPYWTPRRYTPPPASIEALVAFHDALGVERVVIVQPSVYGPDNSATLKALRVLGLERARGVAVIDDATSDATLRELSDAGVRGVRVNLEVDGERDPDRASAWLRSVVERVGPLGWHIQLFASLPLLGACSPLLGALSVPLVFDHYAGAHARLGAQQQGLPEVLALVECGKAYVKLSAPYRCSDAPGYTDLDALTRLFVERNPQRLLWGSDWPHPQPGVRATPEEVCPPFDVDTQSVLRNFTGWVGDAATLRMILVDNPARLYGFDA
- a CDS encoding IclR family transcriptional regulator; amino-acid sequence: MDIVELLEQPPDASGERPGTRSLGRLIKLMRMVAARPQFGWRLSDLAAASDLDRGTVHRMLAFLVEERLVEQRASDRHYLPGPLMFELGLALPDHMKFQRRAETLVHAFAGRMGGVGVLLLRSGNEYVCSVRAGTLPLSGSVLYPGTRRPLFTAAGGVAILQTLPPDEAKEVLLDNVAQEIARCGKGRLAALRKMRERSDRHGFGVNLGDVVPGVHAFGVPVLDRNGDAFASIGLLGTPEIYDRDSVPALRDELHETADVIASEARKLNL